Proteins from one Ficedula albicollis isolate OC2 chromosome 3, FicAlb1.5, whole genome shotgun sequence genomic window:
- the KLF11 gene encoding Krueppel-like factor 11: MHQKFNLPRKANTKAAGEEEFDFCLAAFGDSPCDSEGTRHVCAALSCPGQHCPWLRRHAAVDIVDIYESIRERQRHDSERSTCSTLEQNDIEAVEALVCMSSWGQRSQKGDILKIRPLTPFSDSGDCTMHAEAAAELPKDYLSTLCMTPPQSPDFVEMSAATLLPSQVTYSKPRTVMASTAACSATSVTAASAVTKPSVLSVGQQPAISGSSAPQPCRAMATSVIRHTGDGSACHHIPALQEKTDVTSGYSTSRDWCGADDPEHSRLPQDTCAAGDLISKTSPVHQPYAHDSSDVVTNEGPLPVRPDSPQTHLPKNCDNDLQKRATPVTPAPVSSPQVLCQMIPLNGQSSMINAYVKPSAPALSTPVKPILPQAAPLSQPVLMGPSVPQGTVMLVLPQPAVTQPPQCPQAVVTVGSTKLLPLAPAPVFIASGQACAPQMDFSRRRNYVCDFPGCKKTYFKSSHLKAHLRTHTGEKPFSCSWEGCEKKFARSDELSRHRRTHTGEKKFSCPVCERRFMRSDHLTKHTRRHMSTKKAPSWQAEVGKLSRIATAERPRSSSALSMLIPVPSPVCQG, encoded by the exons ATGCACCAGAAGTTCAATCTGCCTCGGAAAGCGAATACCAAAGCTGCGGGCGAGGAAGAATTTGACTTTTGCCTCGCAGCCTTTGGGGACAGCCC CTGCGACAGCGAGGGGACACGGCACGTCTGcgctgccctgtcctgccccggCCAGCACTGCCCTTGGCTGCGCCGGCACGCGGCA GTTGACATCGTGGACATCTACGAGTCCATCCGCGAGCGGCAGCGCCACGACAGCGAGAGGtccacctgcagcaccctggaGCAGAACGACATCGAAGCTGTTGAAGCCCTTGTTTGCATGAGCTCCTGGGGTCAAAGGTCACAGAAAGGTGACATATTAAAGATAAGACCCCTCACGCCCTTCTCGGATTCTGGGGATTGCACAATGCACGCCGAGGCTGCGGCTGAATTACCAAAGGATTACCTGTCGACGCTG tgcaTGACGCCTCCGCAGAGCCCTGACTTCGTGGAGATGTCGGCAGCCACGCTGCTGCCCTCACAAGTGACTTACTCCAAGCCCAGGACTGTGatggccagcacagctgcctgctcGGCCACATCAGTGACTGCTGCCTCTGCCGTCACCAAGCCGTCTGTTCTCAGCGtggggcagcagccagccatCTCCGGATCCTCCgcacctcagccctgcagggccaTGGCAACAAGCGTCATTCGTCACACGGGTGATGGTTCTGCTTGCCACcacattcctgccctgcaggagaaAACAGATGTAACTTCAGGCTACAGCACTTCCAGAGACTGGTGTGGGGCGGATGACCCAGAACATTCCAGACTGCCACAGGACACGTGTGCTGCGGGTGATTTAATCAGCAAAACCTCTCCAGTACATCAGCCTTACGCACATGACTCCAGTGATGTTGTGACCAATGAAGGGCCGCTGCCAGTCCGGCCTGATTCGCCGCAAACCCACTTACCAAAGAATTGTGACAATGACTTGCAAAAAAGAGCTACCCCAGTGACACCTGCCCCTGTCTCAAGCCCCCAGGTTCTCTGTCAAATGATCCCTTTAAATGGACAAAGCAGCATGATTAATGCCTATGTCAAGCCTTCGGCTCCAGCACTCTCGACTCCCGTGAAGCCCATTTTACCGCAGGCAGcccctctctcccagcctgtgctcatGGGCCCTTCTGTGCCTCAGGGGACTGTCATGCTGGTTCTTCCACAGCCCGCTGTCACGCAGCCACCGCAGTGCCCGCAGGCCGTGGTCACTGTGGGCAGCACcaagctgctgcccctggcccCTGCTCCTGTGTTCATCGCCTCTGGCCAGGCCTGCGCCCCCCAGATGGACTTCTCCAGGCGGAGGAACTACGTCTGCGACTTCCCCGGCTGCAAGAAAACCTACTTCAAAAGCTCCCACCTCAAAGCCCACCTTCGCACCCACACTG GGGAAAAacctttcagctgcagctgggagggctgtgAGAAGAAGTTTGCGCGCTCGGACGAACTGTCGCGGCACCGCCGGACGCACACGGGCGAGAAGAAGTTCTCGTGCCCGGTGTGCGAGCGCCGCTTCATGCGCAGCGACCACCTGACCAAGCACACCCGCCGCCACATGAGCACCAAGAAAGCCCccagctggcaggcagaggTTGGCAAACTCAGCAGGATTGCCACGGCAGAGaggcccaggagcagcagcgcCCTGAGCATGCTCATCCCCGTGCCgtcacctgtgtgccagggctAG